A genomic stretch from Canis lupus baileyi chromosome 3, mCanLup2.hap1, whole genome shotgun sequence includes:
- the LOC140631200 gene encoding prostate and testis expressed protein 13-like isoform X2, producing MVLRLLQLLLLGILTLVFMKEEEIPSQSKWIRFCHECNSFDGFQCRVPMKHCWKFNIFSKNNRSCTTEHYYYYHRVTGRYFYHYTRLSCKVCEEGMVQVFHDLLKETHCCTDKPLCNTGHDIAEKSVLYGEDKYTSIHDDIPEN from the exons ATGGTCCTCAGACTGTTGCAGTTGCTTCTGCTGGGCATATTAACATTGGTCTTCATGAAAGAAG aGGAGATCCCTTCACAATCAAAAT GGATTCGATTTTGCCATGAATGTAACTCCTTTGATGGATTCCAGTGCCGTGTTCCCATGAAACACTGCTGGAAGTTTAATATATTCTCAAAAAACAACAGGAGTTGTACCACAGAGCACTATTACTATTATCATCGAGTTACAG ggAGATACTTTTATCATTATACACGACTGTCTTGTAAAGTTTGTGAAGAGGGAATGGTCCAAGTATTCCATGACTTACTGAAAGAGACGCATTGCTGCACTGATAAACCCTTGTGTAATACCGGACATGATATTGCGGAAAAGTCAGTGCTGTATGGAGAAGATAAATATACCTCTATTCATGATGATATCCCAGAAAATTAA
- the LOC140631200 gene encoding prostate and testis expressed protein 13-like isoform X1: MGINKAGTSHGTLRNGPQTVAVASAGHINIGLHERRGDPFTIKMYGIRFCHECNSFDGFQCRVPMKHCWKFNIFSKNNRSCTTEHYYYYHRVTGRYFYHYTRLSCKVCEEGMVQVFHDLLKETHCCTDKPLCNTGHDIAEKSVLYGEDKYTSIHDDIPEN; this comes from the exons ATGGGAATAAATAAAGCTGGAACCTCCCACGGGACTCTCAGGAATGGTCCTCAGACTGTTGCAGTTGCTTCTGCTGGGCATATTAACATTGGTCTTCATGAAAGAAG aGGAGATCCCTTCACAATCAAAATGTATG GGATTCGATTTTGCCATGAATGTAACTCCTTTGATGGATTCCAGTGCCGTGTTCCCATGAAACACTGCTGGAAGTTTAATATATTCTCAAAAAACAACAGGAGTTGTACCACAGAGCACTATTACTATTATCATCGAGTTACAG ggAGATACTTTTATCATTATACACGACTGTCTTGTAAAGTTTGTGAAGAGGGAATGGTCCAAGTATTCCATGACTTACTGAAAGAGACGCATTGCTGCACTGATAAACCCTTGTGTAATACCGGACATGATATTGCGGAAAAGTCAGTGCTGTATGGAGAAGATAAATATACCTCTATTCATGATGATATCCCAGAAAATTAA